The following are from one region of the Vitis riparia cultivar Riparia Gloire de Montpellier isolate 1030 chromosome 14, EGFV_Vit.rip_1.0, whole genome shotgun sequence genome:
- the LOC117929806 gene encoding tetraspanin-8-like, translated as MLGACSGMFACSNFLTFLSSLPVLAAAVILRYYGHTRCSTYLEVPMWVLGIFLLLVSLAGMTGLWCGVTFMLWLYQWLMFLLILVLCCFTVFMFIVTEESGSKCGTGEDPRLKQFSDWLQCRLVGESNWIGIRSCLSESKICSDPAISGGKPGVFLPIKNGCCMPPSQCGFVLKNGSIWTIPKSGLASNHHDCLMWSSKPNRLCYYCYSCKAGFLARLKNDLRKLTTFSICLVSFLIINFIIGCLACRSSQAVGLFQIRRKDQF; from the exons ATGCTTGGAGCCTGTAGTGGCATGTTCGCCTGCTCAAATTTTCTCACATTCTTAAGCTCCCTGCCTGTCCTTGCTGCAGCCGTGATTCTGCGATATTACGGGCATACAAGGTGCAGTACCTATCTAGAAGTACCCATGTGGGTGCTTGGGATCTTCCTCCTCCTGGTCTCCCTCGCGGGCATGACTGGTTTGTGGTGTGGGGTTACGTTCATGCTCTGGTTATATCAATGGCTGATGTTCTTGTTAATACTTGTTCTCTGCTGCTTCACTGTATTTATGTTCATTGTGACGGAGGAGAGTGGTAGCAAATGTGGAACAGGGGAAGACCCTAGGCTCAAACAGTTCTCGGATTGGTTGCAGTGTAGATTGGTTGGTGAAAGCAACTGGATTGGTATCAGAAGCTGTCTCTCTGAGAGTAAAATTTGCTCAGACCCAGCCATTTCCGGGGGCAAGCCTGGAGTATTCCTTCCCATTAAG aATGGTTGCTGCATGCCTCCTTCTCAGTGTGGTTTTGTCTTAAAGAATGGTAGCATCTGGACAATCCCGAAATCAGGCCTAGCTTCTAACCATCACGATTGTCTTATGTGGAGCAGCAAACCAAACAGACTCTGCTATTATTGCTATTCATGCAAAGCTGGGTTTCTTGCGAGGCTAAAGAATGACTTGAGGAAGCTAACCACTTTCAGTATCTGCCTTGTTTCCTTCCTCATCATCAACTTCATCATCGGTTGCCTTGCTTGCAGAAGTAGTCAAGCTGTTGGTCTGTTCCAGATAAGACGTAAAGATCAATTTTAG
- the LOC117930436 gene encoding tetraspanin-8-like gives MSASRGCLIFTNLLTFLASIIIVASALLIRFYGQTKCSGYVQGPILVIGIVLFVVSLIGMIGSCCRLTSVLCVYLCVMLFVVIGLLSFTLVAIAVLPMSNQKDASSEGLSPLQEHSYLLRNNLIDEHQWVGIKSCLSETKICSGSEMAWTRSKALSPVKVGCCRPPSYCGYDLMNSTFWPVVRTSMHNSEFNDCRTWKNEPNVMCYDCDSCKAGFLARIRNDWMKITTVINFLIAYLIINFLIGCCAFRSSVVADQRYRDYS, from the exons ATGTCAGCCAGCCGTGGCTGCCTCATCTTCACCAACCTTCTGACCTTCTTAGCCTCAATAATTATCGTGGCTTCGGCATTGCTAATACGATTTTATGGACAGACAAAGTGCAGTGGCTACGTCCAAGGACCAATCTTGGTGATTGGTATCGTTTTATTTGTGGTGTCCCTGATAGGGATGATTGGTTCGTGTTGTCGCCTCACGTCCGTGCTCTGCGTATATCTGTGTGTGATGTTATTTGTGGTGATTGGGCTCTTGTCCTTCACCCTAGTGGCAATCGCAGTGCTGCCCATGAGTAACCAAAAGGACGCATCGAGTGAAGGGCTGTCTCCCCTCCAAGAGCACTCATATTTGTTAAGGAATAATCTGATTGATGAACATCAGTGGGTTGGTATCAAAAGCTGTCTTTCTGAGACCAAAATTTGTTCAGGATCAGAAATGGCCTGGACCAGGTCCAAAGCACTCTCACCCGTTAAG GTGGGTTGCTGCCGTCCCCCTTCCTATTGCGGTTATGACTTAATGAACAGCACCTTTTGGCCGGTTGTGAGAACAAGCATGCATAATTCTGAATTCAATGATTGTCGGACATGGAAAAATGAACCCAATGTGATGTGCTATGATTGCGATTCATGCAAAGCGGGGTTTCTTGCGAGGATAAGGAATGACTGGATGAAGATAACCACCGTCATCAACTTTCTCATTGCTTACCTCATAATCAACTTCTTGATCGGTTGTTGTGCCTTCAGAAGTAGTGTAGTTGCTGACCAGAGATACAGAGATTACAGTTGA